Proteins found in one Planctomycetes bacterium MalM25 genomic segment:
- the cnrA gene encoding Nickel and cobalt resistance protein CnrA produces MNRLLYDNRRLLTLTILLIVVAGLSSFFILPRMEDPVLTQRVAIINTLLPGATPDRVEALLVEPLEEELQEIPEIKELRSTSRSGVATITVELKDNVYNADPVWSRVRDKIDDAQPLLPSEASDPDFDLLEVVAYASIVALRWDAPDDSPEGANYAVLRRLAEELEQRLRAVPGTREVDTFGDPAEEVSIEIDAARLATLGLSAADVADQLAASDAKIAAGQLRAVEGSLLIEVDSELDTVRRIAATPIRYDAGGSSDAAAGRFVTLGTVAEVRKGIANPPRRLAFVDGKPAISLGVLVRSDQRVDLWAAKADAVVREFADSLPPAVGLKRVFEQNGYVETRLSTLLMNLLVGAGAVMAVIWVMMGWRSSLVVGSALPLASLMVLAGMRWLGIPIHQMSVTGLIIALGLLIDNAIVIVDEVTERLHEGSDPGAAVAKSVNHLAAPLFGSTLTTCLSFAPIALMPGPAGEFVGAIAISVMLAVVSSFALAMTVTPAIAAIVSPAKQDRRRGWWASGFQSDKLTERYRGVLGFLFRRPALGIGLAIAPPLVGFVLATSLTEQFFPPAERDQFQIQADLPAGASIEATRRLALEARERLLANPRVTAVDWFLGESAPSFYYNMMANRAGTPQYAQAIVQLDSKAEYFEIIREVQRELNASMPEARFLVRQLEQGPPFEAPIEVRLFGPDLTELQELGRSVRRLLSETRGVVHTQSDLSEALPKLALDVDEASARLAGLDNRAIARQLDATLEGAVGGAVLEETENLPVRVRVSGDSRADVSRIAGVDLVGRSAATGAPTRTPLAALSSLRLTPERSAIPHFNAERMNEVKAYITAGALPSEVQGRFEARLAESGFELPPGYRLDFGGEGSKRNDAVGNLMSNVAVLLVLMAATLVLSFGSFRMAGLIGAVAGLSIGLSVGALAIAGYPFGFTAIIGAMGLVGVAINDSIVVLAALREDERARAGQPDAVRDVVVRSSRHVIATTLTTIAGFMPLILGGGGFWPPMAITIAGGVGGATLLALLFAPSAYILLMCRGCREKERVPDHSEADEDTVVEAPVAVSVVG; encoded by the coding sequence ATGAACCGCCTGCTCTACGATAACCGCCGGCTGCTGACGCTCACGATCCTGCTGATCGTTGTCGCGGGGCTCTCCTCGTTTTTCATCCTGCCACGGATGGAGGACCCGGTGCTTACGCAACGAGTGGCGATCATCAACACGCTGCTCCCCGGAGCGACGCCTGACCGCGTCGAGGCGCTCCTCGTCGAGCCGCTCGAAGAGGAGCTGCAAGAGATCCCCGAGATCAAGGAACTCCGTTCGACGAGCCGCTCCGGCGTCGCGACGATCACCGTCGAGTTGAAGGACAACGTCTACAACGCCGACCCGGTCTGGTCGCGCGTGCGCGACAAGATCGACGACGCCCAACCTCTGCTCCCGTCCGAGGCGAGCGACCCCGATTTCGATTTGCTGGAGGTCGTGGCGTACGCGTCGATCGTCGCCCTGCGGTGGGACGCCCCGGACGACTCGCCCGAGGGCGCCAACTACGCCGTGCTCCGCCGGCTGGCCGAGGAGCTGGAGCAACGTCTCCGCGCCGTGCCCGGCACGCGGGAGGTCGATACGTTCGGCGACCCGGCCGAGGAAGTCTCGATCGAGATCGACGCGGCCCGCCTCGCGACGCTCGGCCTTTCGGCCGCGGACGTGGCCGACCAACTCGCCGCGAGCGACGCGAAGATCGCCGCCGGCCAGCTCCGCGCGGTCGAGGGCTCGCTGCTGATCGAAGTCGATTCGGAGCTCGACACCGTCCGCCGCATCGCGGCCACGCCGATCCGCTACGACGCGGGCGGCTCGTCCGACGCGGCGGCGGGACGCTTCGTGACGCTCGGCACGGTCGCCGAAGTCCGCAAGGGGATCGCCAACCCGCCCCGCCGGTTGGCGTTCGTTGATGGCAAGCCGGCGATCAGCCTCGGCGTGTTGGTCCGCAGCGACCAACGCGTCGATCTCTGGGCGGCGAAGGCGGATGCCGTGGTCCGCGAGTTCGCCGACAGCCTTCCGCCCGCCGTCGGCTTGAAGCGGGTCTTTGAGCAGAATGGCTACGTGGAGACCCGGCTCAGCACCCTGCTGATGAACCTGCTGGTCGGCGCCGGGGCGGTGATGGCCGTCATCTGGGTGATGATGGGCTGGCGGAGCTCGCTGGTCGTCGGCTCGGCGTTGCCGCTCGCCTCGTTGATGGTGCTCGCGGGCATGCGTTGGCTCGGGATCCCGATCCATCAGATGTCGGTGACCGGCTTGATCATCGCGCTCGGTCTGTTGATCGACAACGCGATCGTGATCGTTGATGAGGTGACCGAACGCCTGCACGAAGGCTCCGACCCGGGCGCCGCGGTCGCCAAGAGCGTGAACCACTTGGCGGCGCCACTGTTTGGATCAACCCTAACAACCTGTCTGTCGTTTGCGCCAATCGCGTTGATGCCGGGCCCCGCGGGCGAGTTCGTCGGGGCGATCGCGATCAGTGTGATGCTCGCGGTCGTCTCCTCCTTCGCGTTGGCGATGACCGTCACGCCCGCCATCGCGGCGATCGTCTCGCCCGCGAAGCAGGACCGCCGCCGCGGCTGGTGGGCCAGCGGCTTCCAGTCCGACAAGCTCACCGAGCGTTACCGGGGCGTGCTCGGCTTCCTCTTCCGGCGCCCGGCGCTCGGCATTGGGTTGGCGATCGCCCCACCTTTGGTCGGCTTCGTGCTCGCGACTTCGCTCACCGAGCAGTTTTTCCCCCCCGCTGAACGCGACCAGTTCCAGATCCAGGCCGACCTGCCGGCGGGGGCGTCAATCGAGGCGACCCGACGCCTAGCGCTGGAGGCCCGCGAGCGGCTGCTGGCCAATCCACGCGTCACGGCGGTCGATTGGTTTCTCGGCGAGAGCGCGCCGTCGTTCTACTACAACATGATGGCCAACCGCGCCGGCACGCCGCAGTACGCGCAGGCGATCGTGCAGCTCGACTCGAAGGCCGAGTACTTCGAGATCATCCGCGAGGTGCAGCGCGAGCTCAACGCGTCGATGCCCGAGGCGCGGTTCCTGGTGCGTCAGCTCGAGCAGGGACCGCCGTTCGAGGCGCCGATCGAGGTCCGCCTGTTCGGGCCCGACCTGACCGAGCTGCAGGAGCTCGGCCGCAGCGTTCGACGGCTTCTCTCCGAGACGAGGGGCGTTGTTCACACCCAGTCCGACCTTTCCGAGGCCTTGCCCAAGCTCGCCCTCGACGTCGACGAGGCATCCGCCCGCCTGGCCGGGCTCGACAACCGCGCCATCGCCCGTCAGCTCGACGCGACGCTCGAAGGCGCCGTGGGCGGGGCCGTGCTCGAGGAGACCGAGAACCTGCCGGTCCGCGTCCGCGTGAGCGGCGACTCGCGAGCCGACGTCTCACGCATCGCCGGGGTCGATCTGGTCGGCCGCTCGGCCGCGACCGGCGCCCCAACCCGCACCCCGCTGGCGGCGCTCTCGTCGCTGCGGCTCACGCCCGAGCGCTCGGCGATCCCACACTTCAACGCCGAGCGGATGAACGAGGTGAAAGCTTACATCACCGCCGGCGCGCTCCCATCGGAGGTGCAAGGCCGCTTCGAGGCACGCCTCGCCGAGTCCGGCTTCGAACTGCCTCCCGGCTACCGCCTCGATTTCGGCGGCGAAGGGTCCAAGCGGAACGACGCGGTCGGCAACCTGATGTCGAACGTCGCCGTGCTGCTCGTCCTGATGGCGGCGACGCTCGTCCTCTCGTTCGGCAGCTTCCGCATGGCGGGGCTCATCGGCGCGGTCGCCGGGCTGTCGATCGGTCTGAGCGTCGGCGCGCTGGCGATCGCGGGCTACCCGTTCGGTTTCACCGCCATCATCGGGGCGATGGGGCTGGTGGGCGTGGCGATCAACGACTCGATCGTGGTGCTCGCCGCCCTCCGCGAGGACGAGCGGGCCCGAGCGGGCCAGCCCGACGCGGTGCGCGACGTGGTCGTCCGCTCCAGCCGGCACGTCATCGCGACGACGCTCACCACGATCGCCGGCTTCATGCCGCTGATCCTGGGCGGCGGCGGCTTCTGGCCCCCGATGGCGATCACCATCGCCGGCGGCGTCGGCGGGGCGACGCTCCTGGCGCTCCTCTTCGCTCCGAGCGCGTACATCCTGCTGATGTGCCGCGGCTGCCGTGAGAAGGAGCGGGTTCCCGATCACAGCGAAGCGGATGAAGACACCGTGGTCGAGGCGCCGGTGGCGGTCTCGGTAGTGGGGTGA
- the bamB_1 gene encoding Outer membrane protein assembly factor BamB, producing the protein MKFAQLIALALLVAPAYAADSAPTVTKEWTQWGGDSARNNTPVGVGIPTEWEVGKFDYSTGEWDSSSAVNIKWAAPLGSQTYGNCVIAGGKAYIGTNNSGGWLERYPSEVDLGCLIAFDAKTGEFLWQHSSEKLKTGRVHDWPLQGICCAPLVEGERLWFVTSRGEVRCLDTEGFRDGENDGPVTNESHTAAEEADVVWVFDMMRELGVSQHNMCSCSVTAIGDTLLVNTSNGLDESHINLPAPDAPSFIALDKNTGKVLWTDKSPASNILHGQWSSPTVATITMPDGSEQAQAFFGGGDGWVYSFDPAGDGQGGPKLLWKFDANPKQSKWVLGGRGTRNNIIATPVVYKNRVYVAVGQDPEHGEGVGHLWCLDPTRSGDVSPELAFNAEAPETPIAPKRIQAVVPEEGDLARPNANSAVIWHYSELDANEDGDIDPYLETMHRSCGTVAIKDDVLYIADFSGIFHCLDAMATGEPKVHWTYDMFAAAWGSPLIVEGKVYIGDEDGDVAIFRHSADPKVALVDDGGEPAPSLGEINMGNSVYSTPIVADNILYISNRTHLFAIEAKQE; encoded by the coding sequence ATGAAGTTCGCACAGCTGATCGCTCTCGCTCTGTTAGTCGCCCCCGCCTACGCCGCCGACTCGGCGCCCACGGTCACCAAAGAGTGGACCCAGTGGGGTGGCGACAGCGCCCGCAACAACACGCCCGTGGGCGTCGGTATCCCGACCGAGTGGGAAGTCGGCAAGTTCGACTACAGCACGGGCGAATGGGACTCGTCCAGCGCCGTCAACATCAAGTGGGCCGCCCCCCTCGGCTCGCAAACGTACGGCAACTGCGTCATCGCCGGCGGCAAGGCGTACATCGGCACGAACAACTCGGGGGGGTGGCTCGAGCGTTACCCTTCAGAAGTCGACCTCGGTTGCCTGATCGCCTTTGACGCAAAGACGGGCGAGTTTCTCTGGCAGCACTCGTCCGAGAAGCTCAAGACGGGCCGTGTGCACGACTGGCCCCTGCAGGGCATCTGCTGCGCTCCGCTGGTTGAGGGCGAGCGACTCTGGTTCGTCACCAGCCGAGGCGAGGTCCGCTGCCTCGATACGGAGGGTTTCCGCGACGGTGAGAACGACGGTCCCGTCACCAACGAGAGCCACACCGCCGCGGAAGAGGCCGATGTCGTCTGGGTCTTCGACATGATGCGTGAGCTGGGCGTGTCGCAGCACAACATGTGCAGCTGCAGCGTCACCGCGATCGGCGACACGCTGCTGGTGAACACCTCCAACGGACTCGACGAGTCGCACATCAACCTCCCTGCACCCGACGCGCCGAGCTTCATCGCGCTCGACAAGAACACGGGCAAAGTCTTGTGGACTGATAAGTCGCCCGCCTCGAACATCCTGCACGGCCAGTGGTCGAGCCCCACGGTCGCCACGATCACGATGCCGGACGGCTCGGAACAAGCCCAGGCGTTCTTCGGCGGCGGCGACGGCTGGGTCTACAGCTTCGACCCGGCGGGCGACGGCCAAGGGGGCCCGAAGCTCCTCTGGAAGTTCGACGCGAACCCGAAGCAGTCGAAATGGGTGCTCGGCGGCCGCGGCACACGCAACAACATCATCGCCACGCCGGTGGTCTACAAGAACCGCGTGTACGTCGCCGTGGGCCAGGACCCGGAGCACGGCGAGGGGGTCGGCCACCTCTGGTGCCTCGACCCGACGCGGTCGGGCGACGTGTCACCCGAGCTCGCCTTCAACGCCGAGGCCCCGGAGACGCCGATCGCCCCCAAGCGAATCCAGGCGGTCGTCCCCGAAGAGGGCGACCTCGCCCGGCCGAACGCGAACTCGGCGGTGATCTGGCACTACAGCGAACTCGACGCCAACGAGGACGGCGACATCGACCCCTACCTGGAGACCATGCACCGCAGCTGCGGCACGGTCGCCATCAAGGACGACGTCCTTTACATCGCCGACTTCAGCGGAATCTTCCACTGCCTCGACGCGATGGCCACGGGCGAGCCCAAGGTCCACTGGACCTACGACATGTTCGCAGCGGCTTGGGGCTCTCCGCTGATCGTCGAAGGCAAGGTCTACATCGGCGACGAGGACGGCGACGTCGCCATCTTCCGCCACTCGGCCGACCCCAAGGTCGCCCTGGTCGATGACGGCGGCGAACCGGCGCCCTCTCTCGGCGAGATCAACATGGGCAACAGCGTCTATTCCACGCCGATCGTGGCGGACAACATCCTCTACATCTCCAACCGCACGCACCTCTTCGCTATCGAAGCGAAGCAGGAATAA